A genomic stretch from Megalobrama amblycephala isolate DHTTF-2021 linkage group LG22, ASM1881202v1, whole genome shotgun sequence includes:
- the si:ch73-264p11.1 gene encoding SH2 domain-containing protein 1B, with product MDHPAYHGPISKQRCEELLGKKGKDGTYLIRDSETIQGALCLCVYKQKVVYTYRILQTHSGSFTLQASSGVEEKFFVTLKDLIRHYKKKNQGLATHLHRSLKRKTLQEQPLRRPEPLVPDEENDYENVECSGDYVVVLPD from the exons ATGGACCATCCAGCGTATCATGGGCCGATAAGCAAACAGAGATGTGAGGAGCTGCTTGGCAAGAAAGGAAAGGACGGAACATACCTCATTCGTGACAGTGAGACCATTCAGGGAGCTCTCTGTCTCTGTGTATA CAAGCAAAAAGTGGTCTATACATATAGGATCCTTCAAACCCACTCTGGATCCTTCACTTTACAG GCTAGCTCAGGTGTAGAGGAGAAGTTTTTTGTAACCCTGAAGGATCTTATTCGCCATTACAAGAAAAAGAATCAAGGACTTGCAACACACTTACACCGTTCGCTGAAAAGAAAAACACTGCAAGAACAGCCTTTGCGACGTCCAGAACCACTAGTGCCTGATGAGGAAAATGATTATGAAA atgTTGAGTGCTCAGGGGACTATGTTGTTGTTCTGCCAGACTGA